A stretch of DNA from Methanocalculus natronophilus:
TCTTTGCCAGGGGGATTCCGGTAGCTTTTGAGACAAAGGGAACTGTCCGGCTTGCACGGGGGTTTGCTTCCAGGACATAGACGATTCCATCCTGGATTGCATACTGGATGTTGATCATGCCGACAACGCCAAGCCCGAGCGTGAGTTTCCGGGTGTACTCCCTGACGGTCTCAATCGTTTCGGGCGCAAGAGACTGTGTCGGGATGACGCATGCGGAATCTCCTGAGTGCACTCCTGCCTCCTCGATATGCTCCATGATACCCCCGATCAGGACATCTGTTCCGTCACTGACAGCATCGACATCAAGCTCAACTGCATCCTGGAGGAATGAGTCTATTAATACCGGGTGTTTGTTGCTGACACGGACTGCCTCCTTGATATATGTTTTCAGCTCCATCTCGTCATGGACAAGCTCCATTGCCCGGCCGCCAAGGACATATGAAGGCCTGACCAGAACGGGATAGCCTATCCTCCCGGCGATTTCGAAGGCTTCCGTCTCGGAATATGCGGATCCATTCGCCGGGCTTGGAATCCTGAGTTCTTCCAGAAGCAGACTGAACCGGTCCCGGTCTTCTGCCACATCCATGGCATCGGGGCTTGTTCCCAGTATCCGGGTCTGAAGGCCAAGACGCTGGATCTCCTGCGAGATCGGGATTGTGAGATTGACCGAGTTCTGGCCTCCGAACTGGACCATGACACCGTAATAATCATCCTTTTTGAGGATGTTCATGATGTCCTCAAGCTGCATAGGCTCGAAGAAGAGCCTGTCGGAGGTGTCAAAGTCGGTTGAGACTGTCTCAGGATTGTTGTTGACGACATGCACCTCGACGTCGCCATCGCTGAGAGCCTGGATTGCATGCACGGTGCAGTAATCGAACTCGATACCCTGGCCGATCCTGATCGGCCCTGATCCGAGGATCAGGACTTTCTTTCTGCCTGTCTTTTGGATCTCACATCCTGTCTCCCAGGTGGAGTAGTAATAAGGTGTGGTGGCGGGGAATTCTGCCGCACAGGTATCAACCATCTTGTAGGTTGGCTCCCCGACGATCTCCTCTATAGCGGGAACTGGTTTTTGGCTGAGCTCTGCAAGCTCAGTATTGGCAAACCCAAACCGCTTTGCATACCAAAACTCTTCATCGCCTGATGCCGGGGAGATGCTCTTTTCGATCTCAACAATATGGCGGATCTTCTCCAGGAAGAACGGTTCGATCTCTGTGCAGGCATGTATCTCCTCTATCGTCATCCCGATGCGGAATGCGGAGAAGAGTGCGGGAAAACGCTCGTCTGTTGGCCTTGCAAGGATCATCCGGATCTCGTCCTTATCTGTATGATTGAAGAGATCGGTGTCGATTGACCGGAGTGCTTTTTTAAAAGCCTCCTCCAGGTTTCTGCCAATCGCCATCACTTCACCGGTGCTTTTCATCGCAGTGGTCAGCGATCGGTCTGCTGTTTTGAACTTGTCAAATGGCCAGCGCGGTACCTTGACCACAACATAGTCGATTGCTGGCTCAAATGATGCAGGTGTGCAACCGGTGACGGTATTGGTGATCTCATCAAGCCTGAGGCCGATTGCAATCTTTGCGCTTACCCGTGCAATCGGGTAGCCGGTTGCTTTTGAGGCAAGGGCAGATGATCGTGAGACCCGTGGGTTCACCTCGATGACCCGGTAGTCGCCATCTTTGAAGGCAAACTGGATGTTGCATCCTCCCTGTACTCCGAGTGCACGGATGATTTTGATTGACGCAGTCCTCATCATCTGGTACTGGTCGTCGCGGAGTGTCTGGATTGGGGCAACAACAACACTCTCGCCGGTATGTACACCCATTGGATCGACATTCTCCATCCCGCAGATGATGATGCAGGTATCGGCAGCATCGCGCATCACCTCGAATTCGATCTCATTCCATCCCTTGACACTCTCTTCCACGAGAACCTGCCGGATTCTCGAGCGGGACAGCCCCATCTCAACGATCCTGTAAAGCTCTTCTTCTGTTGTCGCCACTCCGCCGCCTGAGCCGCCGAGGGTATAGGCAGGCCGGATGATTGCCGGAAGCCCGACTTCCTTCAGGGCATCCCCAACCTGATCGAGCCGGTTGAGGATCATTGATTTTGGTACAGGCTCGCCAATCCGGTTCATCAGGTCGCGGAACAGTTCCCTGTCCTCACCCATGTAGATTGCCTCAAGGGGTGTACCAAGGATCTCAACACCTTCCAGTGCTCCGATCTCGGCAAGTTCTGCGGTAAGGTTCAGGCCGGTCTGTCCCCCAAGGCCGCTCAGTATGCCGTCAGGCCGTTCTTTTTTGATGATTTCCGCAATGATGTCGGCCTTGAGAGGCTCGACATAGACAACATCCGCGGTCTCGGGATCTGTCTGGATGGTTGCGGGATTGGAGTTGACAAGGACAACCGAGAGCCCTTCTTCCCTGAGCGCCTTGCAGGCCTGTGTTCCTGAGAAGTCAAATTCTGCCGCCTGCCCGATCTGGATTGGACCGGATCCGATCAGCAAAACCTTTTGAATGTCTGGCAATTTAGGCATCCGGAATGCTCCTGTAGATCTTGTCGAAGATTTTTTGTTCTGTATCCTGCGGGCCGCCATAGGCCTCCGGATGGAACTGAACTGAGTAGATGTTCAGGTACGTATCAGAAAACCCTTCAAGGCTGTTGTCATTGACATTGACATAGCTGATCTCGCACCCTTCAGGAAGCGTCTCACCATCCACCACATATCCGTGGTTCTGGGTGGTGATGTGAATCGATCCATCCAGAGCCCGCACCGGCTGATTCGAGCCCCGGTGACCAAATTTCATCTTCCTGGTTTCTGCTCCAAGCGCCCGTGCCAGGATCTGGTTGCCCATGCAGATGCCAAAGATCGGGATCTCGCCAATATATGATTTGACTGTCTGGATGGGAGTTGCTGCCCGTGCCGGATCTCCTGGTCCATTGCTGATAAAGAGTGCTTCTGGACGACAGGCGTCAATCTCTTCCTTTGTGGCAGTTGCAGGATAGATGTAGATGTCAGCATCTCTCTTTCTGAGGCTGACGATGATGTTCTTCTTGACTCCGAGATCAAGCACCGCAATCCTCTTTCCCTTCCCCCTGACCCGGTAGGGATCAGTGCAGGTAACTGACCTGATAAGATCCTGGTCAGATAACTGTGGTGCTTTTTTTGCCAAGTCCACTGCCAGTTCTCCGTTGTCGTCACCGACAATGAGCGCTGATCGGAGTGTCCCGTGGATACGGGTGTTAATTGTCAGCATTCGTGTATCGACACCTGATATGCCGGAAAGCCCCTGGTCCTCAAAAAAAGTGACCAGTGATGGCGCATGTTTCGGAGATCTGCAAATCTCTTGAACAACACAACCCCGGGCATGGATATGAGGGTTTTGAAAATTATCAAAATCAACACCATAGTTGCCGATGAGAGGATAGGTAAACATCAGGATCTGACCGGCATAACTCGGATCGGTCAGCGCCTCCATATATCCTGTCATCTGCGTGGTAAAGACCAGTTCGCCGGTGCCTGTGCCCTCGACACCAAAACCCTCTCCGACAAAATAATTTCCGTCTTCAAGCCCCAAAACCGCCTTCATGAATGACCATATTCATTCTGTTCGTATCTCATATTAACAATAGGGGCAGGTACCATCTACACGTGATGCAAAAACAGCATTTTTGTGCTGCTCTCGTACCGTGTATGATGAACCGGGGCAATTCCGGACAGGATTATCTGGTTTTTCTATGCGCGATCAAAAAAAAGGATTTAGCGGGAGAGGATCGCCATAATGATCTTGCCATATGCAGGCCGCGTGATGACCACGCCTATCATAACGCCGATGATGGTAATGATCGCAAAGCCCCTGAGTGAGGAGAGATCCATTACCGCAAGCGGGAGCATGGCAATAATCATTGTTATGGCAGCAACGATGATGATGCCGAGTGCCCGTGAGAGGCGCTTTAAATAGACATTCGGGGACGGCACCTTGCCTTCATGCAACACCTCGTCGGTGATCACAACCAGCTGATCAATACTTGTTCCAAGTACCGCAATCAGGCCTGCGATTGCTGCCAGGTCGAGCTGGGTGAAATACCGTGCAATACCAAGGAGGATCAGGATCTCTGAGGTGTTGATCAGGAGCATCGGAATGACGATGCTTGGTTCACGGTACCGGTAATAGACAACCAGTCCCACTGTGAAGAGTGCGAATATACCGGCGATGATACTCATCATCTTGAAATGCTCGCCCAGTGCCGCAGATACCGATCCTGATCCGGCAATGGTCACATCAACCGGGAGTGCGCCGGCACGGAGGTGTATCTCAAGCACCCTTGCCCGCTCCATACCATACTCACCCATGCCTGTCGATGCAACAAGATTTCGTGACTCTTCGACCTTTAAGCGTGACGCAAGGTCTGGTGAGAGTGGTGCGCTGTAGACGACCTCGCCGTCCAGGTACATGATGAGTTCATGATCCTGTGGACGATCTGTTGCACCTGACTCTATTGCAGCCTGCCGGAATGCACGTGCGCCCTCAGGGCTGATAGTGAATGGGACACCCCAGGAGCCGCTGCCAGGGGGCTGCTGAGTCGGGAGCCCGACTGAAGATATGGCATCTCCAAACAGGACATGCTCTGTCTCATCGCCCTCGGTCTGGATCCGGATCTCAAATCGTCCCTGCTGGCCGACGATATCCTGTGCAGTTGCCATGTCAACGCCAGCCAGTTCGACACGGATATATCGTGAGGCGCCGCCGAAGGTGGTAAGGGTATTGACGGTTGCATCCCGGGTTCCAAGCCTGTTGATCTTCTCTTCAAGGATGCGTTTGACGGTCTCTGCAGTCTCCTCAGATACTCCGATCTCATAGCGGGTGATGGTCGCTCCATATCGGGCAAAGATCGGTTCCAGGTCTTCCTGGGCAACAGCTTTTCGTATCTCGAGTATATCTGCCTCAACCAGGTTGACTTCTGTGTCGAGTTCCTTCTGGAGGCCACTGACAAGCTCTTCTATTGGCTGGTCCGTCTCAAATGTGACCAGTTGCGCTTTATATTCAAGCTGTATCCATGATCCGCCTTCAAGATCAAGGCCGAGGCCGATGTTGCCCTGGATTCCCTTGTCAAAGGCCGGGGGAAGGAAGTAAATCGATGCAATTGCAAAGATTATAGCCGCGATCATCAGGATGATCCGCCAGTCTCTCAGAAGTGAAACCTGCTCTTCCCGGTGTACCGGTGTGCGTCCACTTTTCTTCATCGTGATACACCTCGTGCTGCTTTTCCGCTTTGTACATACCACTTCAGGAGTCCGGCATTAAACATCCAGGTGTTTATCAGATCGATGATTAACCCGATCACAAGGACTGTTGCGATCTGGAAGATGATCTCGATCTGGCCTATCCAGGCTACAACAAGGAGAGCAATGACTGCGGAAAGCGTGGTTGTTGTCATGATAAATCCGGTGCGGAATGCATTTCTCAGTTTATCCTCAAGCTTTCCCTGCCGCTTGAGTATACGTGTGGTGAGCAGGATATCGCTGTCCACAGAGTACCCGATGAGCATCAGAAGCGCTGCTGTTGTTCCAAGTGTTAAGGGAATATTCAGCAGATCCATTATCGCTGCTGTGATCAGGATATCGGTAAATGCAGCGAAGACGACCGCAATCGACGGGACAATTGTCCTGAACGCGATGAAGACGATGATGGACATGCCAATGAAGGAGAAGAGCAGGGCGAGCAGTGCCTGCTGCTGCAGTGTCTGGCCGAATGTCTCACCTATCTGATCTACTTTTGCGTCCGGATAGCGGGCATTGATATCCCTCGTAAGTGCACGGAACTGGTCATCATCCATTGGACCAAACCTGATGTATGTGCCGCGGTTCAGTCCCTCTCCAACACTGATCAGCGGGTACTCCGCGAAATAGCTTTCAATCTCTGCTACTGTATCATCAGTCGTGGTCGTAACCGCAGTACCTCCGGCAAAATCGATCCCAAGGTTCACCGGGACGCCGAACATCATATAATTCAGGCCAACGATGGCAAGAGCGACGAGAGCGATGATGAGCGGCACTGTCATCATCTGTTTTGGAGGATATTTATTTACTAAGTCGTACAGGTCAAACCCCATAGTATCTATAGTATGTGTTATCTGATTGCTTAAAAGAATGGTTATAACCAAATCTTTTCAAATCCGGATGTTGCGATTTGCCCGGGTTTTTTACCGGGTACGCCGGGAAAAAATTTGTTCTTCTCTTGAGAGCTGATACATGCTGTAATGACTTTTTTCCCTCTGCCGGCAGCAGGAATGGTTGTCCGGGGTCTCTATCGGGTAAAGGATGGATTCATTATTACCTGGTGCAACCATTCTATTGATGATTCCCCCGGCCTTTGCAGATATCATCATCCAGTTCAGGGGCTTCTTCCATGATATTGCAGAAAGAGGCGGATCTGAATATGGGATCATCAGTGCCCATCCCCAGGTGATCCGGCCCGGTGATCATGTTGTTATTGTCGGCGGCGGCGATGGCAGGACTGTTTTATCTGCAGCAGATCTGATCAGAGAGGAGGGGTCTGTGACTGTCTATGAGGCTGGAGATCGATCTGTTCAACAGATCCGCTCTCTGGTTGCAGCAACAGGCATCACTGATGTCTGCACTATTCATCACACCCTGGTTGGCCCGCATATTGATGTATATGGTGGGGATTATTCAGAAGCCTCATTCCTTGCACCAGAGGACCTCCCACCCTGTGATGTTCTTGAGCTTGATTGTGAGGGGGCAGAGGTTGCCATCCTTACATCGCTTCAGATCCAGCCACGGGCAATCATTGTTGAGATTCATCCAAGGTGCTTCAGAGAGGATCCACAATGGGTACTGGACCGGCTTGCAGAGCTTGGCTATACGATTGTGTACCGGAGCGGCCACGAAGGCATTGAGCTGACAGAGGATGAGGCTCATCTTCTGCTCATGCGATCCCGTATCAGGCGCACCTACCTCAAAAACGGGGCGCGATCGCCTGTTGTTGTTGCAGCCCTTCGAAACGCCAGCGACAAAGGGAATGGTCTATACCATGATCAGGTTTGAGAATGCGTGATTCTGGGTTCTGAGTTGTCAGAAAAGTGAGTGAGATACGTCCCGGCCGGGACTTGAACCCGGGTCAAAAGCTCCGGAGGCTTCTAGGATATCCGCTACCCTACCGAGACAGAATCCGAATGCACGGCACCTGCCGCCCTTTCGTCTAGATACATCTGTCTAAAAACAGATAAGGATATCGTCATCACCTGAACTGCTGCCAGATTTTGCATGCTCCTTCATGAGATACCATGCATGGGCCAACAGGTGTTCTCGGGGTGCATGCAGTCCCAAAGAGGGGGCAGTCTGTTGGATCAGCAAGTCCACGGAGGAGCTGGTCACAGATGCAGGGGGAACGTTTCTCGATGTGCGGTATGGTGATACCGTACTTTTTCTCTGCATCATATGCCTCAAACTGTCGTTTCAATGCCATGCCAGAGCCCGGGATGACCGGGAAACCCCGCCATTCGATATCGCAGGGTTCAAACACCTCATACATCAGTGCCTGGGCTTTTGTGTTGCCTTCACGGGTGACAGCGCGAGGGTAGGCGTTCTCTACTTCGGCCCTGCCGTCGTTTATCTGCTGGATGAGCATAAAGAGGCCAAGCAGCAGGTCTTCGGCTTCAAATCCGGCAACGACCTGCGGGACAGGGAAGTGCTCGTACTCATGGTAGCCCATGACAGTGCAGACATGCCCCGGGAGGATGAAGCCGTTTAAGTTTGCTTCTCCCTGGTCAAGGAGCCATTGCATGGCAGGTGGGACAACCCGGTGACAGGAGAGGATACTGAAGTTGTCTGGCGGCTCCTGGAGGAGTGTCGCTGCGACTGTCGGGACAGTTGTCTCGAACCCGACTGAGATGAAGACGACATCCCTGTCGGTTGTCTTTGCGATCTCAACTGCCTTATGTATCCCCTGTACTATACGGATATCTCCATCTGCAGACTCAAGGGATCCCTCTGATCCCGGCACCCTGAGGAGGTCGCCGTAGGTGGTGACGATTTTTCCCGATTCTGCCAGACTGATTGCAGTATCGATTTCGCCTGCTGGTGTGATGCAGACCGGGCAGCCCGGGCCCATGACAACTTTGAGTTTGTCTGGCAGGACACTTCGTATCCCATGTTTTGCAATTGCTGCTTCGTGTGTTCCGCAGACGTGCATGATCCGGAGATCAGATCTGACCTGTTCCCTGATCCCGGCAATAATATCTCTTCCAACCGCCATTCGACTTAACGCTCCGTAACTGATCTCTCCTGCAGAGAGGAAAAGGTGATATGTTTCTGTTTGGTGGCGAGAGGGATATGGCTGTTCATCCGGATCCCATCCGGGAGGGTTCCGCCGGACTTTCGTCTGATTCCGGATTTCAGATTATGTAAGTCTCCGGGATCTGTTCCCTGAAGAACCGGCATATCCGTTTCTTTTCTGATTCGGAGGGGGCTCGGATGCCTGGTTCTGCACCGGGGCGGTGAAGGGAGTTGAGGTGGAGGATATCCGGGCGTATTGAGACTGCTGCCTCTCTTAAAAGCAAGAGTTCGGATTCATGGGTGTTCAGGCCAGGTATGAGGAATATCTCAAGCCATATTGCCTTCGTATATTCGTTTCTGAGGTTTATGAGCCCGTCTATCATCATGCCTGTCTCTATGCCGGGAGGGGGGCGGTTTATTGCATTGAATACACTGCTGCTCACGGCGTCAAGAGAGGGGAGGATGAGATCCGCACTTCTGATCTCTGATCTGATTTGTGGATCATGGAGTGTTGTGCTGTTTGTCAGGACAGCTGTTTTGTACCTTGGATGACTGGAGTGGATGAAATCCAGGATATCGCGGATCTCGGAATGAAGGGTGGGCTCCCCCGTTCCGCCGAGGGTGATATAATCAAGCTCTGGTTCTGTTCTGAGGAAGAGGTCAAGCTCATCGAAGATTTCATCTGTTGGCGCATATTCTGCTCTCCTGAGGGTGAGGTGGTGGGTTTTTCCACATTCACAGTAGATGCAGTCCAGCGAGCAGGTGCTGCCCGGCACGAGATCTATTCCAAGTCATATGCCAAGGCGGCGTGACCTGACCGGGCCGAAGAGGTGGAGGTAGTGCATTGGTGTTATCTGCTGTATTTGTTTTTGGAAGAGATACGTGTATGGAAGCGTGCTCTGTATGGGAAACGGTATGGAAAGGTGTATGGATAGATGTATGGAAAACTGGAGGGAAAATGTATGAAATAGAGGCCTGAAGGGGGGGGCGAACCTGGAATGGACGAGAAAATGCGTCTGATAGAGAGAGGTGGATTGGAAGAAATGGTATTTAGAGAGGAAGGGTGCTGGCAGCGAATAGTCTGATCCTGTATATTTATGGTCTGGCTCTTCTCAACTTGATTGTATGTTTGCCGTATCCACCTATTGTCTCCACCGGGAACCGCTGCCGGTTGCTCTTGAGATGCTCGCAGAGATTACCAGTTCTGTTGAGCTGATGGATGACGGCCTCCACTATGTCAGCTCACCTGATATTCTCTTGAATTTTGATTTTGAGTACTCGATTCATGCCCCGTCCAGGGGTGTTAATATCGCCTCGCTTCTTGAGCCGATTCGGAAGGCGAGTGTGCAGGTTGCGGCTGATTGTTTTGCAGTTGCAGCAGAGGTGAATGCACCGGTTATTATCCATCCGGGGTATTTTGCCTGGGTTGAGGAGCGCACGCTTGCAAAGCGGCAGATGTTGCGATCACTTGCTGAGATCAGGAGTGCTGCTGAAGAACTGGGTGTCCGGTTTTCTGTTGAGAATATGGGGAACTGGGATTATTTCTTCCTCCGCACACCTGATGAACTGCCGCTGATTGACGGAACCGGCTTTACGCTTGATATCGGCCATGCACACCTGAATGCCTGCCTGCCTGAGTTCCTGGAGCACCCCTTTGATCATATCCATATCCACGATAATGACGGGCTGAAGGACTCTCATGGGCCGGTTGGAACAGGGACAATAGATTTTCATGATGTCCGCTCTGCAATTGAGCGTGAACATGTCATCCCGGTGATCGAGGTGGAGACACTCGATGGAGTACAGGAGAGCATCAGGGCGCTTGGGTGGTAAGGGCCAGGAGGGATGCAGGGGTACAGGGCTACGTGGGTTTTGGGTAGCAAAGCCGGTATCGCATGGTGGGGCTGTGTGCTGGTATGTGTTTTAGAATGCGTTTTGGAATGCGTTTTGGATTGACCTACACATCATGTATGCCAGATTTATGGCAGAATGCCTCAATATCTGTGAACCATTCCAAAAGGTATTAAAACAGCTCTCTCGTATAATGTAATGCAACTTTTCATGAGAATGAGGGTTGTTGCCGGTTTAAAGGGCTCATATCCCTGAAATGGCGGCATAGAATATAGTAATGTTGTAATCTGCCTCGGTGGCATAGCGGTATCGCGCTTCCTTGGTAAGGAAGAGGTCGCGGGTTCGATTCCCGCCCGAGGCTTAAGGAACTAAAGTTATAATTCCCTGCTAAAATCGAAGCCCATTTTGCCTTTATTTCTTTTCTTACATATAATTAAAATCTCGCTATTCTGCCCGATTCTGAAATACGGCTTTCCCAGGCAAGATCAGAAAAGGAGGTATATTTCCACTGGAGCCACCGTTAATCATCATCACAGAGGCGATTAAAGAGCCTCCACTATCAAAGGCATATCTGAGTATGGGAAGAAGGGAGATCATCAACGAGAGAGACGGTAGGGCTGTGCCTTTTACCCCCGCTCTATATGGTGCTTGACAAAAAAGAGAGTTATTTGTCTTCGGTGCGATACAAAGCCATCACGCCTTTTATCAAGACGCCCGATCTCTCCAACAGCTTCTCCTGCTCGGTGATGATCGCCTTAAGCTCCTGGATCGTTTTGTCAAGGCCTCGCAGTTCATCCATTGGAATTTGAACGAATGGCATCGCGATCACTCAATCAAAACTATCTGGATCTTTACTCGATTGTGATCACCGCAGTGCTGACAAGCATACCCAGAATCCCAGAAGAGCGCCCCGGCCCTCATCATCAAAATGCCATCGTTGCCACAATAGGATAGGCGTTCGTGTAGGGATAGGAGAAGGCTGATCGTCTCTGGGATCGGTTTCTTGCACCGTGAACACGGGATCGCAGGCTCTTTTATACTCGCTATTCGTTTACCTTCAACCTCGATCCGAAGGCGACCACTCTTAACCCAGCTGATGATCTCATTCTGTGTGCGTTTTACCTTCTCGATCGCTCCCAATCGGGCCCGCTCGTTGTCCTCAATGCGCCTCTCTGCCTGGAGACGATCCCGCGCCTCGTTCGCAAGAACGATCTTGAGCTGTTCTGCTGTGTGTCCTGGGAACCGAAGGCGATTCTCCAATTCCTCAATACGGGCCTCTGCTGTTGATACCGCTTCGCTCATGTCACCACTTCCGGATAATGCCATTTTTACGATCGATCTGGATCTGATCGTTGACGGCTGTCTCTGTGTTGCCGCCGCCCTTCTCGCTCTGGAGTAACCCGATCCTTCGCTTGAAGTTCTTATCCGCCGCTTCAAGTTCTTCTTTAATCAACCTTACTTGTTTTAGGAATTCTGATCTTGTCATCGCCATTTTTATTCTCCTGAAAAAATAATTGGTAAGAGGTAGTTACCATGTCTGGGGCTCCGCTGCTGCATCATCGCCCGTCAGTCCTCCAACTGTGGTACCCATTTTTCTGATATGATCTCTGGATCTGTGTCGTCCGGGTGAAACGGGTTTGTGCGAGTTATGATCTTCGTAACTGCCCTTTGCCGCTTCTCCTCCTCCTCAATCCGTGAAGACCTGACACCCAGCGCCGATCCTGCGTTATGCTTGCCAAGAACCATAATCAGAGCCTCCGAATTTCTGGGAGAAGGTGAGCAACCTTCCGGTATTCTCGTTCGATATTGATCCGATCGTCCGGGCCCTCTGGATGCTCCAGAAGCCAGCGCTCGCTATACCGCTTCTGCTCCTGTGGTGTCGCATCCATGAATCTGATCCCCGATGGGAGGATCTCTTCTCCCACAGCCCGGATCACCTGATCGACCTCCTCGGATAGCTGCTCCGGTGATATGCGCTCGTTCCTGTGTTTTGTGTGCAATTCTGCAAGTTCAAGCCGCCTTTTTGCCTCGTTTAATGTCGTCATTTCTTCGCCTCCTCTAATGCTGTGATCCGCTTCAGTATCTCGTCATACTCGCAGTCCTTCAGAATGCTACCATACACCTGGATACCTTGAATCAGGAGTCTTGTTTTCGCATCCCGCATCTTCTCGGTATCCGGTGAACGAAAACGGCCCGATACCGCTTTCTGTCGAAGTTCTGAGATAACCGCGCTGGATATTTCCAGAAGGTCATCTCTGGAGAGTTTTCTTTGAGAATCCCCCGATATCCGCGCTTCGTTCAATTCCTTATTTACCATTTATGCCCCCCAATCATATTATTCTCTGATAATATCTCTAGTGCGCATACAGTATTTATAAGTATGCTATCGATCTCGGATTTGCTCCCGTCTTTCGCTCCTGTGTTCATAAATCGCGATCCTCCGGATCTAGTCTGATCTTGTTTGGGCCGGGTGTGAACTCCTCAGGCTCGCAAAATACGAGCTCTAGACCATCCTCGCCCCGTTCGATTCGTTGAATTCGCTTGTAAAGTGTGTCTGTGTTCATGCTTTTTCCTCCATGTCTGCCTGTGTTCCTCTCTCGATACTTTCGGGCCGCTGGCACTTTTGCCGCCCCCTCCATAGATGGGAGTGTTCCGGATCTGTCTCTGAGATCCGATCCATAACATACTGGATCGAATAGATCCCCGGCTCAAGTCCAGCCCGCCTCCTGATCTCTTCTGGCAGGCGGATCTTGTAGGTCATGACCTCCCCCCTGCTGAATCCGGGGCGGGCATCCAGATAGGCCCCAGGCTACTAAAGACCTCGAAGAAGCGATCGGTATTCGCTCCCAGATAGAAAACTCCTGAAGGGAAGGGGGCCGCGTCCTTGTGACCTGAAAACTTTAAGCGTCCTCTGATGGAGCACCAGGGCCACTTAGAAAGACGATTGAACCATCGTGTATCTGTTCTGGCAGCTATCAGGATGATCACTTCTGAGACGTTCCCGGCTTCGTACTCATCAAGAGCCTTCATGATCCACTTATCAACCTCCCGCCCATAGGGAGGATTCACATAAGCCCGGCCGTTCCATCTCTGAAGAAGACCGTTATCCTCTTTCGTGAAATGTTGCCCGGCCGGGATGCTGGGAGGAGAGGGAGAGCACGGATCAAGGTCGATCCTCTCCCATACCTGGAGCACTGCATCTATGATCGCGTCCGGGGTGTACCATTCCTCACTCCTTGAAGAGAGCAAGGGAGAACCGGCTGCTGTGATGCTGTTCATTTCCTTTCTCCCTCCCTGCGATCCCGCGTTGAAAAAACGATTTTGCCGCCCCCGTATCCGCATTT
This window harbors:
- a CDS encoding sugar phosphate isomerase/epimerase family protein, producing the protein MFAVSTYCLHREPLPVALEMLAEITSSVELMDDGLHYVSSPDILLNFDFEYSIHAPSRGVNIASLLEPIRKASVQVAADCFAVAAEVNAPVIIHPGYFAWVEERTLAKRQMLRSLAEIRSAAEELGVRFSVENMGNWDYFFLRTPDELPLIDGTGFTLDIGHAHLNACLPEFLEHPFDHIHIHDNDGLKDSHGPVGTGTIDFHDVRSAIEREHVIPVIEVETLDGVQESIRALGW
- a CDS encoding DNA N-6-adenine-methyltransferase, whose product is MNSITAAGSPLLSSRSEEWYTPDAIIDAVLQVWERIDLDPCSPSPPSIPAGQHFTKEDNGLLQRWNGRAYVNPPYGREVDKWIMKALDEYEAGNVSEVIILIAARTDTRWFNRLSKWPWCSIRGRLKFSGHKDAAPFPSGVFYLGANTDRFFEVFSSLGPIWMPAPDSAGGRS
- a CDS encoding FkbM family methyltransferase; this translates as MIPPAFADIIIQFRGFFHDIAERGGSEYGIISAHPQVIRPGDHVVIVGGGDGRTVLSAADLIREEGSVTVYEAGDRSVQQIRSLVAATGITDVCTIHHTLVGPHIDVYGGDYSEASFLAPEDLPPCDVLELDCEGAEVAILTSLQIQPRAIIVEIHPRCFREDPQWVLDRLAELGYTIVYRSGHEGIELTEDEAHLLLMRSRIRRTYLKNGARSPVVVAALRNASDKGNGLYHDQV
- the hypD gene encoding hydrogenase formation protein HypD, whose product is MAVGRDIIAGIREQVRSDLRIMHVCGTHEAAIAKHGIRSVLPDKLKVVMGPGCPVCITPAGEIDTAISLAESGKIVTTYGDLLRVPGSEGSLESADGDIRIVQGIHKAVEIAKTTDRDVVFISVGFETTVPTVAATLLQEPPDNFSILSCHRVVPPAMQWLLDQGEANLNGFILPGHVCTVMGYHEYEHFPVPQVVAGFEAEDLLLGLFMLIQQINDGRAEVENAYPRAVTREGNTKAQALMYEVFEPCDIEWRGFPVIPGSGMALKRQFEAYDAEKKYGITIPHIEKRSPCICDQLLRGLADPTDCPLFGTACTPRTPVGPCMVSHEGACKIWQQFR
- a CDS encoding radical SAM protein produces the protein MPGSTCSLDCIYCECGKTHHLTLRRAEYAPTDEIFDELDLFLRTEPELDYITLGGTGEPTLHSEIRDILDFIHSSHPRYKTAVLTNSTTLHDPQIRSEIRSADLILPSLDAVSSSVFNAINRPPPGIETGMMIDGLINLRNEYTKAIWLEIFLIPGLNTHESELLLLREAAVSIRPDILHLNSLHRPGAEPGIRAPSESEKKRICRFFREQIPETYII